The stretch of DNA CCGGCTAGTGCTGGGACGCCTGCCTGACGGAGGCCGACAGGAGGTTCCTTGCCAGGTTTCTTCCGGCCGGCTCCGATGCCGAGGAAGCAGTGCGCCATTTGCTCACAGGGCAAAATCACCACTTTGGGAACCCCCTTGTAACCTGGcaagtatttcttttcttttttcttttcttcattCAGTTTGCTACTACTTATACTAGTACACACCCTGCTTCATGTTCCACACGCACACACATTTGTCACCATAATTTCTCTTCATTAGCTTCTGTTGCACTCCAGGTCCTCTTCTCTTTGCTCTGCTCATCTTCACCCAGACGCTATACTTCACAAGGAGCAGCAAATCAGAGCCGATAACAAGGCATATCATGCACTGTTGAACAACTACCATTCCGAGTATGCTGCTAATATTCTACTCCATTCTGCTCGTATTGCAGTGCAATTTCTTAACAACACCCTAACTTAACTATGCAGCATCACTGAGACCCTCACCAGGTGGAGGGACAAATGGTTAACTTGTGACAATCCAAAAAGCTTGTTCAGGTTattctctccccctctctcaggTTTTTTTTTATTCAATGCTTTTGCTTCTACATCTTATTGGCAGTTGCTCGTTCATCTTCTCCAGAATGACCAACTTgtgaaacacacacacacacacaacttgATGCTCCTGCTGACCTTTGAATAGTTTTATGATTATTCACTGAGATTTAAGGAAGTTTCTTTTTAAGCAGCTACTAAAGTTACtataaagttgggtcatctattttggaacggagggagtaactttTCAAGCTCCTTTTTTACTCCTTAGCTTCTGGCTTGCCGCCCAGCCTTTAGGAATTATCATTGGATTGGCACTTCCTTTTTTGTTATCTTGTGAAATATATATCTCTCCTATATTTTTACTACTAGTTTGAATACCCTGGCGATGCTTCGTTAGTTGCTACTAATACTTCAACTGCTTCCCATTGGCTCTTACAAAAGGAAAAGCTCATGTGTTCTGGATTATTCTGACTTGAAGCCTATTATTGCTTATCTCGTGTAGGTCCGGAGAAAATGTCATATTTTCTAACGCTCCTAAGAATGCAATACCCATGAAGGTTGTACGAAACGGTGATGTCACAAAGTATATGTCATATATTAAGGTAAACTTTTTGGTGCTTAGAATAGATTTTTGCTTCCGCTATGCTGGAGTGGAAATGTAAATAAAGTTCAAGCCATTGCAGTTCTTCTTATAACATAATAGTATAACCAATCGTATAACACTTCTGTTTCTAATGCAGTGTCAAGCTTTAATTTGCTTGTTCAACCCAGTAGCATCGAATTCATTTAGGACTAAAGTAACTGTTAGATCTGACATAAATCCAGTTTTCTGAAATATTTTCCTGCTGGACTGTTGAATTTCTGATTGTTGCATCCATCAGCCACAGCCGATAGTAATATACCATGTTCCCCTTATGAGGATGCCATGTTGTTTGGATGTATCTACCAGCAATTGTTTTCAATATAATGCGGATTTTATGCTTATCCGGAATCACAGATTTACTTTGGTGTGCCTATTTTTCAGGTCAGCAGGGCTCAACATGATCTTGTTAAGAGAATGAAACAATCTGGTGATGGCATTCAGACAAGACATCTTGTTGGTGTTATTGGTGATATCGATAACTTTCATGTGAAACCATATGAGACACTGATGGAGGATGAGAAACAGAAACTGCACGATCATTGGTCAGTAATAATATCTTGATTTTGTTTGTTTTTACTTTTGATTGGTCTTTTCTTACGTCAAACTATACCCATGCTAGGGTCATTCTGTCATGTAAAGAACTCCCTGCTGCTTTCAAGGCTCGCCGGGAAGAGAAGTTGGTTGCTGAGAAATTAAGGAGGTCTTTGTGCCTTGAAATTGCAGAGAGGAATATGTCTGAGGTGGAAAAGGTTTGCTATGCCTTACCATTTTGAGCACTTCTACTTTTATATGAAGAACATGATGCGGAATTTACTTCTGTATGAAAATAGACTGGATTTTTCGCTTAGATGGGTTGAGCGCACATGATGTCAAACTGCTTGCACATGCATCTCTTAACAAATCCCGGACTAAGTTGTAGATGCTTGCTTCAAAAGACATGCTGTTGATAGTATTTGGTACAGCTATACATCTATTGTGCACGAGAATAGCAGGTTTCTTACTACACATTGCTGCCCAATGGGTCATTATACAATTTTATGATGGCAATGTATTAGTAATCATGCAGCACAGTCGGTTTAGGCACCGGGTAAACATGAAAATTTGCAAAGCATCTCTTATTTATTATGTATTCATTTAAAAGTTATGGTTAGTTTCTAACAATCTGCCTTCTAATTTTTTTATGAGAAGGCAGAGCAGTTAGGTGTCAGAACCGCAGAAGTTGGGCAAGATGGCGCTTATCGAAATAGTGGCACCTCAGATGGACAGGAAGAACTTGTAGAGCACTCGCCTCAGGATGTGCCGCAATCCGGGAATAATAGCAGCGCAGGTCttgaagatgaagaagatgcCAATGATACAAGTGATACTACTGATACATCCACAGACTCTCATGACAGCCCAAACACGACAGATCAAGATGGCAATGATGGCAATGGTACGAGTGATACAGGTACATCCACTGACTCTCATGACGGCCCAAACGTGACAGATCAGGATGTTATGGACACGAATAACACGAATATACATACCCAGAGTCAGGGTACCTCAGACGAGCAAGATGAAGAAGTTGAAAAGATTAGCATCACAAGTGCTAAAAGTGGCGACAGCTCAGACGCGCAAGATGAAGCCCCTGTGGATATAAGCTGTAGGAATGGAATCTCCCAGAGCGATCCAGGCATGGCAGATGATGATATGGAAGACACCAGCTGCAATGATACAACTCTCCAAGACCATCACATTCCAGATATGCAATCTCAGGAGCCCAAGGCCATGAGCGGCACGATCTCACCTATTCAAGGCCTCAACAGCCCGAATATGCTAGTTCAAGATTGCAAGAAGACTGGCTATATAGGTTTTCCTATTCATGTTCATGGCGGTTTCGATGAGCAAACTGACGACTTGAAGAACATGTGCTACCCGAGTGCCTCAACTGGACATGACAATAAAAAAGAGATGAATGGCATGATTCTTGATCAAAGAGAGACTGATGATATCTCAATGATGCCCTCTGATAGTACTTTGAGCAGGCAAACTAATGTGGAAGGTCCTGAACTAAAAGGGCCTGCAAAATGCGAGAAAGAATTATGGCAGTCAGCAAGCTCTGTGGATTCCTTTTACCACCCTCCGGGGAATGGCCTATACGCACAATCAGGTGCCCTGCAGCTTAAACATCATCTGTCTGGAGGGCCAGCAACTTGTATGATTGACTTGAAGGTAGATGACAGACGCAGACAGCAAACTCAAATCAGTGTTCCTGCTGCGCAACCGATGAGCAATTCAGCATCTCTGTTGCAACCATGCACCAACCAGCTAAACGGTGAGCAGCTCCTAAATGGCACAAAGGGTGTCGGAATGGTCCCCTCTTATTCCCTGGGACATGTGAACGGCATGAAACAGTCTATGGGCTTGCATTCCATGACAAACGGACACCTAGCTCAATCTGGCCTGGCCCAAGAGCAGATGCAATTGCTTGGTGAGAGGCACAGCGGACTTTACTCGCAGCAAGTTGAGAACAACATC from Triticum urartu cultivar G1812 unplaced genomic scaffold, Tu2.1 TuUngrouped_contig_6247, whole genome shotgun sequence encodes:
- the LOC125530339 gene encoding uncharacterized protein LOC125530339, whose translation is MKVVRNGDVTKYMSYIKVSRAQHDLVKRMKQSGDGIQTRHLVGVIGDIDNFHVKPYETLMEDEKQKLHDHWVILSCKELPAAFKARREEKLVAEKLRRSLCLEIAERNMSEVEKAEQLGVRTAEVGQDGAYRNSGTSDGQEELVEHSPQDVPQSGNNSSAGLEDEEDANDTSDTTDTSTDSHDSPNTTDQDGNDGNGTSDTGTSTDSHDGPNVTDQDVMDTNNTNIHTQSQGTSDEQDEEVEKISITSAKSGDSSDAQDEAPVDISCRNGISQSDPGMADDDMEDTSCNDTTLQDHHIPDMQSQEPKAMSGTISPIQGLNSPNMLVQDCKKTGYIGFPIHVHGGFDEQTDDLKNMCYPSASTGHDNKKEMNGMILDQRETDDISMMPSDSTLSRQTNVEGPELKGPAKCEKELWQSASSVDSFYHPPGNGLYAQSGALQLKHHLSGGPATCMIDLKVDDRRRQQTQISVPAAQPMSNSASLLQPCTNQLNGEQLLNGTKGVGMVPSYSLGHVNGMKQSMGLHSMTNGHLAQSGLAQEQMQLLGERHSGLYSQQVENNINMYSSATLCTQNSFPMVEPQSFAGHVPADRSRSWFPDEDQPSHNNWSGMGSNGVVLGQDVPGGDGSLLSVLSQYKQQVSSRPPGSDQLLLGGRRNLVAPLGVAENMVLPSPDVYGYTHQNNVASSQVDSNLQWAQGMTHPSSSAACFRQFGGGPWSR
- the LOC125530338 gene encoding uncharacterized protein LOC125530338 (The sequence of the model RefSeq protein was modified relative to this genomic sequence to represent the inferred CDS: added 326 bases not found in genome assembly) produces the protein MSAGQPRKRPPNAPPPNQQQQHKRSSKRARGSPLLTLSSHIHLRWDDRSRRALPADDQIGIPWRHLAPFIDSPPRARRALALADVAPVPRRIFSLGDIPLLGGVLSYEVWDACLTEADRRFLARFLPAGSDAEEAVRHLLTGQNHHFGNPLVTWSSSLCSAHLHPDAILHKEQQIRADNKAYHALLNNYHSDITETLTRWRDKWLTCDNPKSLFRLFSPPLSGFFLFNAFASTSYWQLLVHLLQNDQLVKHTHTHNLMLLLTFE